One Gossypium hirsutum isolate 1008001.06 chromosome A11, Gossypium_hirsutum_v2.1, whole genome shotgun sequence genomic window carries:
- the LOC107912146 gene encoding protein IQ-DOMAIN 31 isoform X1, producing the protein MGKSPGKWIKAVLFGKKSSKTGYHKGRENVANVNEVLVSARASEAEVPVAPPFPSQLNQYANERNERDERKLELENKEAANISNDDRISLPVSQGIDSQESTLQYFQNDPERMKQKQAATIVQAAFRGYLARRAFWALKGIIRLQALIRGHLVRRQAIATLCCVMGIVKLQSHIRGVMARRSDGGLEVQKKYNQMNLWESKPVVSLGVNMPARIGKLSANAFARKLVASSPPVMPLHLHDDAGEPNSVCNWLERWSASCFWKPVPQPKKASKLQKKQANGQVVETDSGRPKLSVRRIRPANLDCASVQATSEFDKPKRNLRKVSSRPAEMAVQENPQNELEKVKRNLRKVHNPVVENSVQSQVESDKQKQSLEKFPSATNPDIVEQSLNSLAEKANKEMASTVNSSAEKMKNEMAMTVNSSTEEMKRETTTIKSSAEKMNKETALKINNSAEKMKKETSLNSSAEKMRQETATENGSAEKMKKETALTVNISAEKMNKETALTINNSAEKMKEEMARTVNSSAEKMRQETATVNGSAEKMKKETALTVKSSNEKVKKETALTVNNSAEKVKKEIASQVNGSAEKMKKETTVAVLKSPDIETMPGQLGMNETSGLFHADPSVVDSKPSIDSIVKDENNPIANVELNRKGDSTNNENQKSGRKASNPAKQDHTENGPQISPALPSYMAATESAKAKLRLQGSPRFSQDGGEKINLARRQSLPISANSKINSQSPRTQRLVHAGKEGSKSDRPLSSRDRNAKATQVEWRR; encoded by the exons ATGGGAAAATCACCGGGAAAATGGATTAAGGCTGtgctttttggaaagaaatcTTCCAAAACTGGTTATCATAAAGGAAGGGAG AATGTTGCCAATGTAAATGAGGTGCTGGTTTCAGCCAGGGCATCAGAAGCTGAAGTCCCTGTGGCTCCTCCTTTCCCTTCACAGCTTAATCAATATGCTAATGAGAGAAATGAGAGAGATGAAAGGAAATTAGAACTGGAAAACAAGGAGGCTGCAAATATCTCTAACGATGACAGGATATCACTGCCAGTGAGTCAAGGCATAGATTCTCAGGAATCCACTCTTCAATATTTCCAAAATGATCCTGAAAGAATGAAGCAAAAGCAAGCAGCAACCATCGTTCAGGCTGCTTTTAGGGGTTACCTG GCTCGCCGAGCATTCTGGGCCCTCAAAGGCATTATAAGGCTGCAGGCACTTATTCGTGGTCACTTGGTTAGAAGACAAGCTATTGCTACTTTGTGCTGTGTGATGGGGATTGTCAAGCTACAAAGTCATATTCGTGGAGTAATGGCCAGACGTTCTGATGGTGGTCTTGAAGTGCAGAAGAAATACAATCAAATGAACCTCTGG GAGAGCAAGCCTGTGGTTTCTCTTGGAGTGAATATGCCTGCACGCATTGGAAAGTTGTCTGCAAATGCCTTTGCTCGTAAG CTTGTTGCTTCATCACCTCCTGTAATGCCTTTGCACCTCCATGATGATGCTGGGGAACCAAATTCAGTCTGTAACTGGTTAGAGCGCTGGTCAGCATCCTGCTTCTGGAAACCGGTTCCTCAACCAAAAAAAGCCTCTAAGTTGCAGAAGAAACAAGCTAACGGTCAAGTTGTTGAAACTGATTCAGGTCGACCAAAACTGAGTGTTCGCAGGATTCGTCCTGCAAATCTGGATTGTGCCTCTGTTCAAGCGACCTCTGAATTTGATAAGCCCAAGCGTAACCTGAGGAAAGTTTCCAGTCGTCCAGCTGAGATGGCAGTGCAGGAAAACCCACAAaatgagcttgaaaaggttaaacGCAACTTGAGAAAGGTTCATAATCCTGTAGTAGAAAATTCAGTGCAGTCACAGGTTGAATCTGATAAGCAAAAGCAAAGTTTGGAGAAGTTCCCAAGCGCTACTAATCCGGATATTGTGGAACAGAGTCTGAATAGTTTGGCTGAGAAGGCAAACAAAGAGATGGCCTCGACAGTGAATAGCTCAGCTGAGAAGATGAAGAACGAGATGGCCATGACAGTAAATAGCTCCACTGAGGAGATGAAAAGAGAGACAACTACAATAAAGAGCTCAGCGGAGAAGATGAACAAAGAGACAGCCTTGAAAATAAATAACTCAGCtgagaagatgaagaaagaaaCATCATTAAATAGCTCAGCTGAGAAGATGAGACAAGAGACAGCTACAGAAAATGGTTCAGCTGAAAAGATGAAGAAAGAGACAGCCTTGACAGTAAATATCTCAGCTGAAAAGATGAACAAAGAGACAGCCTTGACAATAAATAACTCAGctgagaagatgaaggaagagaTGGCCAGGACAGTGAATAGCTCAGCTGAGAAGATGAGACAAGAGACAGCTACAGTTAATGGCTCGGCTGAGAAGATGAAGAAAGAGACGGCCTTGACAGTAAAGAGCTCGAACGAGAAGGTGAAGAAAGAAACAGCCTTGACAGTAAATAACTCAGCTGAGAAGGTTAAGAAAGAGATCGCTTCACAAGTGAATGGCTCAGCTGAGAAGATGAAAAAAGAGACCACTGTGGCAGTTTTGAAATCACCTGACATTGAAACTATGCCGGGGCAATTAGGGATGAATGAGACATCAGGTTTATTTCATGCAGATCCTTCTGTTGTTGATTCAAAGCCTTCGATAGATAGTATTGTTAAGGATGAAAATAATCCCATAGCAAACGTGGAGCTGAACAGGAAGGGCGATTCAACCAACAATGAGAATCAGAAGTCTGGCAGGAAAGCTTCTAATCCTGCAAAACAAGATCATACTGAGAATGGGCCCCAAATCAGTCCTGCACTGCCAAGCTACATGGCAGCAACTGAATCTGCCAAGGCTAAGCTGAGACTGCAAGGCTCTCCTCGATTTAGCCAGGACGGAGGTGAAAAAATTAACCTCGCTCGTCGCCAGTCTCTGCCAATTTCAGCCAATAGTAAAATCAACTCACAGTCACCAAGGACGCAGAGACTGGTTCATGCAGGGAAGGAAGGGAGCAAAAGCGACAGACCACTGTCATCCAGAGACAGAAATG CCAAGGCAACTCAAGTAGAGTGGAGGAGGTGA
- the LOC107912146 gene encoding protein IQ-DOMAIN 31 isoform X2 — protein sequence MGKSPGKWIKAVLFGKKSSKTGYHKGRENVANVNEVLVSARASEAEVPVAPPFPSQLNQYANERNERDERKLELENKEAANISNDDRISLPVSQGIDSQESTLQYFQNDPERMKQKQAATIVQAAFRGYLARRAFWALKGIIRLQALIRGHLVRRQAIATLCCVMGIVKLQSHIRGVMARRSDGGLEVQKKYNQMNLWESKPVVSLGVNMPARIGKLSANAFARKLVASSPPVMPLHLHDDAGEPNSVCNWLERWSASCFWKPVPQPKKASKLQKKQANGQVVETDSGRPKLSVRRIRPANLDCASVQATSEFDKPKRNLRKVSSRPAEMAVQENPQNELEKVKRNLRKVHNPVVENSVQSQVESDKQKQSLEKFPSATNPDIVEQSLNSLAEKANKEMASTVNSSAEKMKNEMAMTVNSSTEEMKRETTTIKSSAEKMNKETALKINNSAEKMKKETSLNSSAEKMRQETATENGSAEKMKKETALTVNISAEKMNKETALTINNSAEKMKEEMARTVNSSAEKMRQETATVNGSAEKMKKETALTVKSSNEKVKKETALTVNNSAEKVKKEIASQVNGSAEKMKKETTVAVLKSPDIETMPGQLGMNETSGLFHADPSVVDSKPSIDSIVKDENNPIANVELNRKGDSTNNENQKSGRKASNPAKQDHTENGPQISPALPSYMAATESAKAKLRLQGSPRFSQDGGEKINLARRQSLPISANSKINSQSPRTQRLVHAGKEGSKSDRPLSSRDRNGSQLALAL from the exons ATGGGAAAATCACCGGGAAAATGGATTAAGGCTGtgctttttggaaagaaatcTTCCAAAACTGGTTATCATAAAGGAAGGGAG AATGTTGCCAATGTAAATGAGGTGCTGGTTTCAGCCAGGGCATCAGAAGCTGAAGTCCCTGTGGCTCCTCCTTTCCCTTCACAGCTTAATCAATATGCTAATGAGAGAAATGAGAGAGATGAAAGGAAATTAGAACTGGAAAACAAGGAGGCTGCAAATATCTCTAACGATGACAGGATATCACTGCCAGTGAGTCAAGGCATAGATTCTCAGGAATCCACTCTTCAATATTTCCAAAATGATCCTGAAAGAATGAAGCAAAAGCAAGCAGCAACCATCGTTCAGGCTGCTTTTAGGGGTTACCTG GCTCGCCGAGCATTCTGGGCCCTCAAAGGCATTATAAGGCTGCAGGCACTTATTCGTGGTCACTTGGTTAGAAGACAAGCTATTGCTACTTTGTGCTGTGTGATGGGGATTGTCAAGCTACAAAGTCATATTCGTGGAGTAATGGCCAGACGTTCTGATGGTGGTCTTGAAGTGCAGAAGAAATACAATCAAATGAACCTCTGG GAGAGCAAGCCTGTGGTTTCTCTTGGAGTGAATATGCCTGCACGCATTGGAAAGTTGTCTGCAAATGCCTTTGCTCGTAAG CTTGTTGCTTCATCACCTCCTGTAATGCCTTTGCACCTCCATGATGATGCTGGGGAACCAAATTCAGTCTGTAACTGGTTAGAGCGCTGGTCAGCATCCTGCTTCTGGAAACCGGTTCCTCAACCAAAAAAAGCCTCTAAGTTGCAGAAGAAACAAGCTAACGGTCAAGTTGTTGAAACTGATTCAGGTCGACCAAAACTGAGTGTTCGCAGGATTCGTCCTGCAAATCTGGATTGTGCCTCTGTTCAAGCGACCTCTGAATTTGATAAGCCCAAGCGTAACCTGAGGAAAGTTTCCAGTCGTCCAGCTGAGATGGCAGTGCAGGAAAACCCACAAaatgagcttgaaaaggttaaacGCAACTTGAGAAAGGTTCATAATCCTGTAGTAGAAAATTCAGTGCAGTCACAGGTTGAATCTGATAAGCAAAAGCAAAGTTTGGAGAAGTTCCCAAGCGCTACTAATCCGGATATTGTGGAACAGAGTCTGAATAGTTTGGCTGAGAAGGCAAACAAAGAGATGGCCTCGACAGTGAATAGCTCAGCTGAGAAGATGAAGAACGAGATGGCCATGACAGTAAATAGCTCCACTGAGGAGATGAAAAGAGAGACAACTACAATAAAGAGCTCAGCGGAGAAGATGAACAAAGAGACAGCCTTGAAAATAAATAACTCAGCtgagaagatgaagaaagaaaCATCATTAAATAGCTCAGCTGAGAAGATGAGACAAGAGACAGCTACAGAAAATGGTTCAGCTGAAAAGATGAAGAAAGAGACAGCCTTGACAGTAAATATCTCAGCTGAAAAGATGAACAAAGAGACAGCCTTGACAATAAATAACTCAGctgagaagatgaaggaagagaTGGCCAGGACAGTGAATAGCTCAGCTGAGAAGATGAGACAAGAGACAGCTACAGTTAATGGCTCGGCTGAGAAGATGAAGAAAGAGACGGCCTTGACAGTAAAGAGCTCGAACGAGAAGGTGAAGAAAGAAACAGCCTTGACAGTAAATAACTCAGCTGAGAAGGTTAAGAAAGAGATCGCTTCACAAGTGAATGGCTCAGCTGAGAAGATGAAAAAAGAGACCACTGTGGCAGTTTTGAAATCACCTGACATTGAAACTATGCCGGGGCAATTAGGGATGAATGAGACATCAGGTTTATTTCATGCAGATCCTTCTGTTGTTGATTCAAAGCCTTCGATAGATAGTATTGTTAAGGATGAAAATAATCCCATAGCAAACGTGGAGCTGAACAGGAAGGGCGATTCAACCAACAATGAGAATCAGAAGTCTGGCAGGAAAGCTTCTAATCCTGCAAAACAAGATCATACTGAGAATGGGCCCCAAATCAGTCCTGCACTGCCAAGCTACATGGCAGCAACTGAATCTGCCAAGGCTAAGCTGAGACTGCAAGGCTCTCCTCGATTTAGCCAGGACGGAGGTGAAAAAATTAACCTCGCTCGTCGCCAGTCTCTGCCAATTTCAGCCAATAGTAAAATCAACTCACAGTCACCAAGGACGCAGAGACTGGTTCATGCAGGGAAGGAAGGGAGCAAAAGCGACAGACCACTGTCATCCAGAGACAGAAATG GTTCACAGCTAGCACTTGCACTCTGA